The genomic window TAACATATTCATTTTTGGATAGTTCACCACTATCAGGAGTAAATTATTATCGGTTGAATCAGATAGACAGAGATGGGAATGGTTCGTATTCAAAAGTAGTGACTGTGAAGATAGGTCAGAGCAGTGGAGGATATAACTTTGCTTTGTATCCCAATCCGTCAGATGGTCAGAGTTTGTATTTACATACAGATTACAGTGGAAAGGCGGTGTTGAATCTGTATACGATTCAGGGTGTATGTGTGAAGAGTATGGAGTTGGAAGTAGGTGGTGGAGAGACTTTGTTACCGGTAAGTGGTTTATCAGCAGGAGCTTATCTAATGCAGATCACCACTGACAAACAAGTGTCTCATCAGAAACTTATTATCAAGTAAGGAGTATTTAATAAATATATTCAATAAAAGAAAGACGCCCTATATATAATCATACAGGGCGTCTTTCTTTTAACAAAGTAAATATCATTATTCAATAATGATATTTACTTTGTTTACTG from Xanthocytophaga agilis includes these protein-coding regions:
- a CDS encoding T9SS type A sorting domain-containing protein; protein product: TYSFLDSSPLSGVNYYRLNQIDRDGNGSYSKVVTVKIGQSSGGYNFALYPNPSDGQSLYLHTDYSGKAVLNLYTIQGVCVKSMELEVGGGETLLPVSGLSAGAYLMQITTDKQVSHQKLIIK